From the genome of Opisthocomus hoazin isolate bOpiHoa1 chromosome 4, bOpiHoa1.hap1, whole genome shotgun sequence:
gtcaccctgtcgtcccccagcactcccagtccctctccgcagagctgctccccagcagctcagccccagcctgtactggtgcctggggttgttcctcccaggcgcaggacccttgCCCTTgccccttgttgaacctcatcaggttcctctctgccaaactctccagcctgtccaggtctcgctggatgccagcacagcctgccgctgTATCTACATACGTGTGTGCTTACGGTGTCCCGTGTGGCTCGTACCCGCTGCCGGATCCGGCCCCTTctccccccactcccaccccaccGCCCAGCATCTCCAGCCCCGCACACCCCGGCAGCCACCACCCCACTCCAGGATGGCAACAGGGGACAACGGAACTtcccccagcccgggctggggaCCCATCGGCCGCCACCACGGCCACAGGGGACCAGGTCatggggggcagaggggctgcggggaTGGATCCAGGGTGCCAGTCCCACCCCGCAAACACCCCAGGAGCGCGGGGACCCCCACCACAGCCAGCTCGGGCAGGAACGGTTTATTGGCAGCCCCGGTACAAAGCGCTGAGGAAGCGGCGACGCAAAGCCAGCGCGGCCGCCGCGGCGAGCCGAGGTCCCTCCAGCTCCGCTGCGACGCCGCGGGGAGATGAAGAGAGGAGCGCGCGGCGTCGGGCGGCCCGATCCTCGCCAGAGCGCACCGGGGCCGCGGCGTCCCGGCAGCGCCGCAGCCGCACGCCGGTGCTCCTCCCGGTGAAGGGATTGTCCCGGCTCAACCACGCCGCGGAGCCGTGACCGGCAACTCCTTGGCCACCGCTGCAGCTCCGTTTCCGCGCGGCCAGCGTCCGGAGCGCGACGTTCTCCTCGCGTAAAACCGAAGTCCGCTTCCAGCCGTAGCCACGGCGGAGAAAAAGCTTAAAAGCCCGAAAGCTGGACGCCGAGCCGCCTCCTGCGCCGGATCCGGCTCTCCGAGTGCTCAGCCGGAGCGGTAGCAGAGTGAAGCGGAGCCCGCTCGGCGCTGCGGAATACGTGGAAAACGCCAATAAATAACAACCGGGTGCCGGGGAAGGGCGCTGCAGGCGTCGGCGCGGGCGAGCAGGGGCGAAACGCGGCGTCCGGCGAGGCGAGCGTCGCCGCCGTCGCCCGCCCGAGCCGGGCTTGGGAAGGGGAACACGGTCACCGACGGACTTTTTACAAAAGTTCTTACAAAACACGATCACGAAGCGGCAGGCGACGACACAGAGCGGAAGAGACAGCACGTTACAGCCACCGCGGGGACAACAGCGATCAGCGCCGAGGGGTCACCCCGCTATTTACACAGACGCCCGAAAATCTGCGGTCAGTTATCGCGTCACATCGAAGTGTTTTTAGATCAACCGTGAAATATAGTGCCATACATTTCCTTGTAGTagtataataataattaataataataataataacaacatacTACTTCTAGATTAACTAAAAACCAAACGGCTCTTTACAGGGGTTAGGAGAAGCTGCTTTCACTCGTCGGACTTACCTGAGTGTGAGACCAAACccagttaaaaaataataataaaaccaccTTCACTGACAGGAGTCCGTCTGACGGCTCCGCTCCCCCGGGGCCAGAGGGAAACTGGAGCCCGACCACCGCCCAGAACATCCTTCGCGAGACCGGAGTCCTCCTCAGGCAGCGTCACCCGACGACACCTCCTCAGCCCCGTCCGCTCCTCCCGCGCTTCCTTTTTCGCGCCTTTGCTCTTCGCCGCTTTGGCCAAAATCCCGCGTCGCGTCCCTAAGCGCGTCGTCCGCCTCGCTTCTCCTCCCCGCATCCCGGTTCTGGTctggcagcgcggcggcgggcgggcggaaAAAAGCAAGGGCAAGCTCGTCACTCCCGAATATGCACAAAGGAAGGTGGGGAAACACCGGCGAAACGCGGACCCCCGAGCGTCGCTCGGGATTGTTCTCTACAGGCAAAATCCAAACTCGCGTGGGGGACGACTCCAGCACGAGGCCTGCGCCGCGACGGCAGCCTCGCGTAGCCCGGCGCGGTCGCGGAGGCGGTCGAGGCCGTCCGATCAAGAGTTTTTCAGAGGGATTCCTTCGACGCTTCGACCAAAGCGGGCTTCGTAGCGCGACCACACGGATTCCGCTGCGATACGAGTTCGCCTCCCATCACGCCgcgccgtcccccccccccgccgccaccgcgaGCCCTCCCGCCACAGCGCTACTGCTTAGTTTCTTTTTTCACGCAGAAATGGCCGGTTTGAGTCGCCGACTCCAGGTTGTGCTGCGAATCCTCCCCGGGCCGAGGGTTGCGGGAGTGGATTTTCTGGTGGCAGTTGAGGGACTCTTTGTAGCGGAAGTGCTTCCCGCAGACGGGGCACTGGTAGGGGGTCTCGCCGGTGTGGACCCGCCAGTGTTTGAGGAGGTGGTCCCGCCGGATGAAGCTCTTCCCGCACTCGGTGCACTGGTACGGCCTCTcgccggtgtggatgcgctgatGGCGGATGGCTTTGGAGAGGTCGCGGAAGTCCTTCCCACAGTAGGTGCACGTCAGCGGGCCGTCGCCCTTCCCCGTGTGCAGCTTCTGGTGCAGGATCAGGCTCACCTCCAGGCTGAAGCTCTCCTTGCACTGGGAGCAGGTGTAGGGCCGCTCCACCATGTTGTTCACCTGGTGCCTGACCAAGCCGTACTTGAAACCGGAGCTCTTTTCCCCGTCGGGGCGCTTGGACGGCTTGGAGCGCGACGGCCCCTGGCCCTTCGCGGCGCCCGCTTTGGATTTCGGCCTGAAGCTCTCTCCGTGCTCCAGGGAGGTGCAGGCTTCTTCGTCGGCGTGGGCCTTCTGGTGGGCGGCGAAGAGCTCCTTCTCCAGGAAGCTCTCCCCACACTCGCAGCAGATGTACGGCCCCTCCACCGTGGCCACGTCCTCCAGAGCGTCCTTCTTGGCCAAGTCTCTCCCGCGGCGAGCGGAGCGCCTCAGCCCGTTGCCCGTCGGGGTTCTCTGCTGCGGGGTCGAGCCGCTCGGCTTCGCCTCTTCCTCCGGGCTGGAGAAAACCTCTTCCCACTTTCCCGCCAACGAGCCCGGAAGCTCGAGGCTTTCGGGACCTTCCTCGTCACACTGCTGTTCATCTGGCAGAGCAGAGACATTCGTGTCATTTCTCTGAGACGCCGCCGGCCTCGTTAATCAGACCGCAGCTCCCTTGGGGCAgaggccgtctccgctcggcacGCACCAGGCAGAACCTGGCACCGCGGGGCTGCAAGTCCCGCGCGGGAGCTGCCTCAGCAGTGCCGGAGCACAGAGCCAGCCAAAGGACAGCGACTTCCAATCagagaatcgttaaggttggaaaagacccttaagatcatcgagtccaaccgtcaacccaacatgGCCAAGGCctccactaaaccatgtccccaagggtcggaacctcccctgatgcagcttgaggccgttgcctctcgtcctgttgctggttcctggggagcagagaccaaccccccctcactgcaccctcctggcagggagctgcagagagcgagaaggtctcccctcagcctcctcttctccagacggaacagccccagctccttcagccgctcctcagcagacttcttctccagccccctccccagcctcgctgcccttctctggacacgctccagcccctccaggtcctgcttgcagtgaggggcccagcactgcacacagcactggagGGGCGGCCTCAGCAGCGCCCAGTCCAGgggcaccatccctgccctgctcccgctgcccaccccattgctgaGCCAAGCCAGGATGGtggtggccttcttggccacctgggcacactgctggctcctggtcagccggctgtcgcccagcacccccagggccttttctgccgggcagctctccagctgctcctccccaagcctgcagcgctgctggggttggtgtgacccaagggcaggatgcggcccttggccttgttgaccctcacacagttggcctcgggcCATGGATGCAGCctgcccagacccctctgcagagccttcctgccctcgagcagatcgacgctCCCGCCCAGCGTGGTGTCCCCTGCAGACTGACCGAGGGAGCACgcgatcccctcacccagatcactGATGAAGGCTTCTTGGGAAAGCTCAGCCAGCACAAGGCTGAGATCTCTCCGTACAGCGAGACCAAGGGAAACGGTGGGTTCCTCAGCAGGAGGTGAAGCAGGGCAGGTCTTTAAGAATGTGTGGTTTAggataaaggcaaaaaaaaaaaatggagggaagGGGAATAAAACCTCTTTTCCTTCTGGGCTTGTGCAGTGCCTGGGGTTGAAGGATCTCCCACGGCGTCAGGGGTAACTGCAAGCAACCGCCAAGGACCCTGGCGAAGGGAGGGTGGGAAGAACCCAGAGGATCTGGGGATGCGGAGAAGAGGGCAGAAAAACCCACAGGTTTCCGCGCAGCGCGAGGAGGTAAAGCTGTGCTGAGCATCTGCAGGCCCAGAGAAGACGGCTCGGCACTCCCCGCCACCGGGCTCTCCAGCCACTCGCCTCCTTGCCCGACATCGAGACGCGCGGCGTGAAAACGGGCCGCTTTGCTCGGATCGGGCTGAAGTTCTGGAAAAACATCAGCTGGAACAGCTGAGCTGCCGCTGAGCACGAGGCCGGGAAGCCAGGAGCACGTCCGAGCAAGGGACGCTTCCCAACGCGGCTCGCGCGTCCCCCCGCGCTTCAGCGCAGAGAAAGCTGCGAAAAAAATCTCGCTTCGCAAAAAGCCTTTTCAGAACTTTGAAGCCTGCCTGCGCTACGCACGCTCCTGGCTCAGCTCTGCTTCACCCAAAGACGCGACCTCGCCGAGCGATGCGACAGCAGATGGGTGACCCATGGTCCCGGAGCCAGCCCAGTGCTGCTTTCCAGCCCGCTCCTCCCGCGGGCGGGACTCTGTCGGCCTCGGCTGCCGTCCGGCGCCCGCGCTGAGCCCTTGAGGCAAGTCCAGCAGAGACAGCGGCGAAGGCCGGATCTCGCGTCGGGCAaaccacagaatgacagaatgttgggggttggaagggacctctggggaccccccacccaaccccctgcccaagcagggtcacccacagcaggctgcacagcaccgcggccaggcggggcttgaatatctccagggaaggagactccacagcccctctgggcagcctgggccagggctccgtcaccctcagagggaagaagttcttcctcgggttcagctggagcttcctcggcttcagtttgtgcccgttgccccttgtcctgtcgctgggcaccactgggaagagtctggccccggcctcctgacccccaccctgcagatatttagaggcatttccaaggtcccctcgcagccttctcttctccaggctgaacaagcccagctccctcagcctctcctcctaggagagatgctccaggcccctcctcatcctcgtagccctgcgctgggctctctccagtagctcctcatctttcttgaactggggagcccagcactggacacagcactgcagatggggcctcagtggggcagagcagagggggaggagaccctccctcgccctgctgcccacactcctctgaatgcaccccaggagaccactggccttctgggcagccagggcacgctgctggctcatggtcaccctgtcgtcccccagcactcccagtccctctccgcagagctgctctccagcagctcagccccagcctggactggtgcctggggttgttcctccccaggcgcaggaccctgcccttgcccttgttgaacctcatcaggttcctctctgcccaactctccagcctgtccaggtctcgctggatggcagcacagcctgctggtgtatccaccacttctcccagttctgtgtcaccagcaaactggctgagggtacgctctaactcttcatccaggtcgttgatgaagaagttggacaagactgggcccagtactgatccctggggaacatcaccagttaccggcctccaaccagactcagcaccgctgatgccaaccctctgagctcggccgctcatccagttctcgatccacctcaccgaccactcacccagcccacacttcctgagctcccctgtgaggatgttatgggagaccgtgcaACGCCAAGCAAGCGCCAAGAGCCCGaggccgcctcctcctccccctctgcgCAGCGCTCGGCGAGGCTCCGCGCTCCCGACTCACATGTACTGGGGACCTCCAtgctttcctcctcttcagaGCCGTCGTGGCTTTCGGCCAGGGTCTCTTCATACTTAGTCCACGAGCTGTCATCAGGACCAGGGAAGGAAAACTCTGCTCACAAAGAGAAAACAAGGACAGGAGTTTGTGCTGACGCCTCCCAGCTGCGTCACGGGGGAGAAGAGCTGATGAGGAAAGCGAAACCACGCCGGCACCCAAGGGCAGAGCTGGCAAATCCCAGGGGCAGAGGCAAGGAGCCGAGCGCAGGCGCGCGGTGGCAGCCCCACGTCcgcttcccgcctccccgccgAGTCCCAGGAACCCCGTGGCTCACCGGTGCTGGGGTCTGTCGGGGTGTCCCCTCCCTCAGAGTCATCCGGATCCTCGGCATTGGGATCCTCCCCTTGCTCAATCCGCGACAGCAGGTCAGGCTTCGAAATGGCAGCATCTGCAGGTAGAAAGAGGGTCGGGACGTCTCCTCCGGCCTCGCAGGAGAGAGACATTCTCCAACCTTTGCCCACCAACCTTCCTTCACTGCTGGGGCTGACGGGGAACGGAAAGAGAGGCTTACGGAGACGCTCTCACACGTCTGCACCGCTCACCTTGTCTGGCCCTGGGGACATGAGCGGACTGCAGGAGCACACTCTGCTCGGGTGAGGAGCACCTCCCAAGCCTGCAGCGTGAGGAGGAGAATAAGAAAATGCATCTGTGCTTACCTCCGggcttcctttcttctcctctctgctAAGGTCCGCGGGTCCATTACAATGGGGACTTCAGCTCGGGGACAGCACCAGAGCTGTCAGCCGGCGGCAGCAGGGGAAGTGCCCTCCCCATGCGGTTCCCTCCAGCCAGGACCACTCCATCCTACTCGTCCGAGTCCCAAGCTGCTCGCGGGTTTTGGTGGGGGAAAGGGGGGACAATCACAACCTCTCCTAGGGCGGAGAGCGGAAAAACTTCGTTTCCAAACAAGTGGGTATTCATTTCCACCG
Proteins encoded in this window:
- the LOC142361221 gene encoding uncharacterized protein LOC142361221, which produces MAPPPPGPGDPRNVTPLSRRVTPVTRGYREQRWDGGSPPPGLGRAGATGETGMEGQRLGRGPDARDSSARPVTPLSRSRWMPAQPAAVSTYVCAYGVPCGSYPLPDPAPSPPTPTPPPSISSPAHPGSHHPTPGWQQGTTELPPARAGDPSAATTATGDQVMGGRGAAGMDPGCQSHPANTPGARGPPPQPARAGTVYWQPRYKALRKRRRKASAAAAASRGPSSSAATPRGDEERSARRRAARSSPERTGAAASRQRRSRTPVLLPVKGLSRLNHAAEP